One Urocitellus parryii isolate mUroPar1 chromosome 9, mUroPar1.hap1, whole genome shotgun sequence DNA segment encodes these proteins:
- the Litaf gene encoding lipopolysaccharide-induced tumor necrosis factor-alpha factor gives MSVPGPYQAAPGPSSAPTAPPSYEETVAVNGYYPTPPAPVPGPTTGLVAGPDGKGMSPPSYYTQPVPVPNANAIAVQTVYVQQPVTFFDRPVQMCCPSCSKMIVTQLSYNAGALTWLSCGSLCLLGCVAGCCFIPFCVDALQDVDHYCPNCKALLGTYKRL, from the exons ATGTCGGTTCCAGGACCTTACCAGGCAGCCCCCGGGCCCTCCTCGGCGCCAACCGCACCCCCGTCCTACGAAGAGACGGTGGCCGTTAATGGCTACTACCCAACGCCTCCTGCGCCCGTGCCTGGGCCGACCACGGGGCTGGTGGCCGGCCCGGATGGGAAGGGCATGAGTCCGCCTTCCTATTACACCCAGCCCGTGCCCGTCCCCAACGCCAACGCAA tTGCCGTGCAGACCGTCTACGTGCAGCAGCCCGTGACCTTCTTCGACCGTCCGGTCCAGATGTGCTGCCCGTCGTGCAGCAAGATGATCGTGACCCAGCTGTCCTACAACGCTGGCGCCCTCACCTGGCTCTCCTGCGGGAGCCTGTGCCTGCTGGG GTGCGTGGCCGGCTGCTGCTTCATCCCCTTCTGCGTGGACGCCCTGCAGGACGTGGACCACTACTGTCCCAACTGCAAAGCCCTCCTGGGCACCTACAAGCGCTTGTAG